One part of the Sorangiineae bacterium MSr11954 genome encodes these proteins:
- a CDS encoding helix-turn-helix transcriptional regulator, protein MILRDVFFGLRRFEQLCKDLRIPTNTLAARLETLVQKGVLERVLYSQHPARWEYRPTTKGEALFPILLSLLRWGDTWASEPEGAPVQVHHLLCGRPAHAEVVCNVCGDPLRFNNVTVHAGPGVRMAPGTTLLASHLRPVPNTPSPHPTQDSSAEASSHGPPMPVTLKPADGVHYEQHNDVS, encoded by the coding sequence TTGATCCTCCGCGACGTCTTCTTCGGGCTGCGCCGCTTCGAGCAGCTTTGCAAAGATCTCCGTATCCCAACGAACACCCTCGCGGCGCGTCTGGAGACGTTGGTACAAAAAGGCGTCCTCGAGCGCGTCCTGTACAGCCAGCACCCTGCGCGCTGGGAGTATCGCCCGACCACCAAGGGCGAGGCGCTCTTTCCCATACTTCTGAGCCTTCTGCGATGGGGTGATACCTGGGCCAGCGAGCCCGAAGGAGCCCCCGTGCAGGTCCACCACCTTCTCTGCGGGCGGCCCGCGCACGCCGAAGTCGTCTGCAACGTTTGCGGAGATCCTCTCCGATTCAACAATGTCACGGTGCACGCGGGGCCTGGCGTCCGCATGGCACCAGGAACCACGCTTCTCGCCTCACACCTTCGACCGGTTCCCAACACGCCGTCGCCGCACCCAACGCAAGACTCGAGCGCCGAAGCCTCTTCGCACGGCCCACCCATGCCGGTCACGCTCAAACCGGCAGACGGCGTACATTACGAGCAGCACAACGACGTCTCGTAA
- a CDS encoding Crp/Fnr family transcriptional regulator yields the protein MSKKEDFFTRIKVSSPVRALGRRAVEVLDARERRGDLRPSAWHRPAGAWALERARLLTILPEREMTTLIRDARIHRYGRRSIESFDDDDPHVWIVLEGGVKLCRTSALGQRWIEAILEPGDAFGRLSVHSEGVAYEVQALEPTRLAAIARDRFEALLRAHPELAYSVVQHLEARQRKLVRRIESLVFKDVHMRVAETILELAREPGDPCPHGFAVDLRITQQDIAELVGASRQMVNRVLGDFERRLYLQRLGRVVCVLHRERLERFAESAAQSAGDASEMSEVSTR from the coding sequence CGGGCGGCGGGCCGTCGAGGTGTTGGACGCGCGCGAGCGCCGGGGCGATCTCCGCCCCAGCGCCTGGCATCGGCCGGCGGGCGCGTGGGCGCTCGAGCGCGCGCGCTTGCTCACCATTTTGCCCGAACGCGAAATGACGACCCTGATCCGGGATGCGCGCATTCACAGGTACGGACGCCGGAGCATCGAAAGCTTCGACGACGACGATCCGCACGTCTGGATCGTCCTCGAGGGCGGGGTCAAACTGTGCCGCACCAGCGCGCTCGGGCAGCGGTGGATCGAGGCCATCCTCGAGCCGGGCGATGCCTTCGGACGGCTGTCGGTCCACTCCGAGGGGGTCGCGTACGAGGTGCAAGCGCTGGAGCCCACGCGCCTCGCCGCCATCGCCCGCGATCGCTTCGAGGCGCTCTTGCGCGCCCATCCGGAGCTGGCGTACTCCGTGGTGCAGCACCTGGAGGCGCGGCAGCGCAAGCTCGTTCGCCGCATCGAATCGCTGGTGTTCAAGGACGTGCACATGCGCGTGGCCGAGACGATCCTGGAGCTCGCGCGTGAACCCGGCGATCCCTGTCCGCATGGCTTCGCGGTGGATCTGCGCATTACGCAACAGGACATCGCGGAGCTGGTGGGGGCGTCGCGTCAGATGGTCAATCGGGTGCTCGGCGACTTCGAGCGCCGCTTGTACCTTCAACGCCTTGGCCGCGTCGTTTGTGTGCTGCACCGCGAAAGACTGGAGCGCTTCGCGGAGAGCGCCGCGCAATCGGCCGGCGATGCGTCCGAAATGTCCGAAGTGTCCACCCGTTGA
- a CDS encoding serine/threonine protein kinase codes for MATYEYKRNQEIPGTPYIFIRRLEEGGEGELYEVESRVPKKRWAMKLPLAAGVGEDRFRLEAQITCSLKHPNIVEVLPGGETTEGAGRRLYFTMPMMRGKSLEDALKSWGEGKPFDIRTAVGTLLPVLEALRYAHGRGIVHRDLKPANIFLEKEKEDASTRVKVIDFGIAHVISLVEAKPKRKRFFGTLRYASPEQLRGEDPTGATDVHAVGLILFRMLTGRGMWDEQELEHDDPNERALAVARAILTERRPRASWFAEVPAELDELVDRMTNRDPQVRPSPETVIENLRNIVGRMPARDHDPTSVDGSDTEPAQIEALMAGTHAHLTDPHERSPLEVAREKERANQPTHVGIPAKAVGSAGVADDACPVILRAPRRASRSPVAVARVFTTQNDRAPPEFADSSRSAPPVLHPPLEKHGLRSAPTTSYVPPFAMRERERGRDGDTKSTPVFNAAPDDAPAAPVGNRTVPRSHQAIPPTLRTMPVSVKAPTPVLGNRRRLLLLCVAMFFSALVVWAVWSLGHASLRPTNAPPGKS; via the coding sequence ATGGCCACATACGAGTACAAACGCAACCAGGAAATCCCCGGCACCCCCTACATCTTCATTCGCCGCTTGGAAGAAGGGGGCGAGGGGGAGCTCTATGAAGTCGAATCGCGAGTCCCCAAAAAGCGATGGGCGATGAAGTTGCCCTTGGCCGCCGGCGTGGGAGAGGACCGCTTCCGGTTGGAAGCGCAGATCACATGCTCGCTCAAGCACCCGAACATCGTCGAGGTGCTGCCCGGAGGCGAGACGACCGAGGGTGCCGGCCGTCGCCTGTACTTCACGATGCCCATGATGCGCGGGAAGTCGCTCGAGGATGCGCTCAAGAGTTGGGGCGAGGGCAAGCCATTCGACATACGGACGGCCGTGGGAACGCTGCTTCCGGTCTTGGAAGCGCTCCGGTACGCACACGGGCGGGGTATCGTTCACCGCGATCTCAAGCCGGCCAACATCTTTTTGGAGAAAGAGAAAGAGGACGCTTCGACGCGCGTCAAGGTCATTGATTTCGGCATCGCCCACGTCATCTCGCTCGTCGAGGCGAAGCCGAAGAGGAAGCGATTTTTTGGAACCCTGCGCTACGCGTCTCCGGAGCAACTTCGTGGAGAGGATCCGACCGGCGCGACGGATGTCCACGCGGTGGGGCTCATCCTGTTCCGCATGCTAACCGGGCGCGGAATGTGGGACGAGCAGGAGCTCGAGCACGATGACCCCAACGAACGCGCGCTCGCGGTCGCTCGTGCGATCCTCACCGAACGACGCCCGCGTGCATCGTGGTTCGCCGAAGTGCCGGCCGAGCTGGACGAGCTCGTCGATCGGATGACCAACCGCGATCCGCAGGTTCGGCCGAGCCCCGAAACGGTCATCGAGAACTTGCGCAATATCGTGGGTCGCATGCCCGCTCGCGACCACGATCCAACGAGTGTCGATGGAAGCGACACCGAACCGGCGCAGATCGAGGCGTTGATGGCCGGCACGCACGCGCACTTGACCGACCCGCACGAGCGATCTCCGTTGGAGGTTGCGCGCGAGAAAGAAAGAGCGAACCAGCCGACCCATGTGGGCATACCCGCAAAAGCAGTGGGTTCGGCCGGTGTCGCGGACGACGCCTGCCCCGTCATTCTTCGAGCTCCGCGCCGAGCTTCGCGTTCGCCCGTGGCCGTGGCACGAGTGTTCACCACACAGAACGACCGGGCGCCGCCCGAATTTGCGGACAGCAGCAGGAGCGCCCCGCCTGTGCTGCACCCGCCGCTCGAGAAGCATGGCCTCCGAAGTGCGCCCACGACCAGCTACGTCCCCCCATTCGCGATGCGAGAGCGAGAGCGGGGGCGAGATGGAGACACCAAGAGCACCCCTGTTTTCAACGCAGCTCCGGACGATGCTCCCGCGGCACCCGTTGGCAACCGCACCGTGCCCCGTTCTCATCAAGCTATTCCCCCGACCCTTCGAACGATGCCGGTTTCGGTCAAAGCACCGACGCCGGTCCTCGGCAACCGGCGCCGCCTGCTGCTTCTCTGCGTGGCCATGTTCTTCAGCGCGCTGGTGGTATGGGCGGTATGGAGCCTCGGGCACGCGTCGTTACGGCCGACGAACGCACCACCGGGGAAGTCATGA
- a CDS encoding lysophospholipase has translation MRTARGMRLFLRCMVAVAIAALVVFAGAAAGADGVAAGADGAAAGADHTPADGPGVSHESGFFAGTGGVKLFEQSWRVRGRPRAVVVIHHGLKSHSEHDAELSRRLVAQGYDVHAYDMRGHGRSEGRRATIDDFDDLLGDLALFLARVRAREPGLPIFLLGHSVGGAVVTLFALERHPPLAGVVLLAPALRVDKPLLLAAATPLSASLLPNFPAIDIPDGSFSRDPQTVANLARDPLVEHSPAPARTARALLRAIERIWARAGTFDLPLLALHGTGDHVTDPRGTAEIVARARTSPERKTLLLYGGLYHDLLHEPERAQVMDDVIAWLNAAQERVPSARPDRF, from the coding sequence ATGAGAACGGCGCGAGGTATGCGGCTCTTTTTGCGATGCATGGTGGCCGTTGCCATCGCGGCTCTCGTCGTTTTCGCCGGCGCGGCCGCGGGCGCAGACGGCGTGGCCGCGGGCGCAGACGGCGCGGCCGCGGGCGCAGACCACACGCCTGCAGACGGCCCGGGCGTCTCGCACGAGAGCGGCTTTTTCGCAGGCACCGGCGGGGTCAAACTCTTCGAGCAATCGTGGCGCGTTCGAGGGCGGCCGCGCGCGGTCGTGGTCATTCACCACGGATTGAAATCGCACAGCGAGCACGATGCGGAGCTCTCGCGCCGTCTCGTCGCGCAAGGGTACGATGTTCATGCGTATGACATGCGCGGGCACGGCCGCTCGGAGGGCCGCCGCGCGACCATCGATGATTTCGACGATTTGCTCGGCGATCTCGCGCTCTTCCTCGCGCGCGTACGAGCACGCGAGCCCGGGCTCCCCATCTTCCTCCTCGGTCACAGCGTGGGTGGCGCCGTCGTGACCTTGTTCGCCCTCGAGCGCCACCCGCCGCTCGCCGGCGTCGTCCTCTTGGCGCCCGCCCTTCGCGTCGACAAACCGCTCCTCCTCGCCGCCGCCACCCCGCTGTCCGCCTCGCTCCTGCCCAACTTTCCCGCGATCGACATCCCCGACGGCTCGTTCTCGCGCGATCCCCAGACGGTCGCGAACCTGGCGCGCGATCCGCTCGTCGAGCATTCTCCGGCGCCTGCGCGCACCGCCCGCGCGCTGCTTCGGGCCATCGAGCGCATCTGGGCGCGCGCCGGCACCTTCGACCTTCCGCTGCTCGCCCTCCATGGCACGGGCGACCACGTCACCGATCCGCGCGGGACCGCCGAAATCGTCGCGCGGGCGCGCACCTCGCCCGAGCGCAAAACCCTCCTGCTCTACGGCGGATTGTACCACGACTTGCTCCACGAGCCGGAGCGCGCGCAGGTCATGGACGACGTCATCGCGTGGTTGAATGCGGCGCAGGAACGCGTACCATCGGCGCGCCCCGATCGATTTTGA